Proteins encoded together in one Amphritea japonica ATCC BAA-1530 window:
- a CDS encoding Lrp/AsnC family transcriptional regulator — MSFELDRLDRSILNILQLDSRISNQTLAERVGLSPPACLRRVRRLREEGVIMGEVALINPRMVGRNINIIVEVEMVRDQLDIYDAFKRKMDGAPEVTQCYQVTGEVDFLLMLMVEDMESYEAFTRKYLSTDANLSKFRTLISLRRDKFSTAIPL, encoded by the coding sequence ATGTCATTTGAGCTGGATAGACTCGATCGAAGTATTCTCAATATCCTGCAACTGGATAGCCGAATCAGTAACCAGACTCTGGCTGAACGGGTTGGCTTGTCTCCGCCGGCTTGTTTGCGCCGGGTGCGCCGCCTGAGAGAGGAGGGGGTGATTATGGGGGAAGTGGCGCTGATTAATCCGCGTATGGTGGGTCGTAATATTAATATCATTGTTGAAGTGGAGATGGTCAGGGATCAGCTGGATATCTATGATGCTTTTAAACGGAAAATGGATGGAGCGCCCGAAGTTACTCAATGTTATCAGGTGACAGGGGAGGTTGATTTCCTCTTGATGCTGATGGTTGAGGATATGGAAAGTTATGAGGCCTTTACCCGCAAGTATCTGTCAACGGATGCTAATCTGAGTAAGTTTCGTACGCTGATCTCTCTGCGCCGGGATAAATTCAGTACGGCAATACCGTTATAA
- the rarD gene encoding EamA family transporter RarD, producing the protein MRTEAQEQHRGIIFALVAYGMWGLVPIYFKSVASVSPFEVVAHRIIWSVLFLALFVAASGKWQEFIHYLRQKKLLVGLIASATVISLNWLVFIWAVGQDRILEASLGYFINPLISLLLGMVFLGERLRKTQWIAISMAAAGVVYQLVLLGSLPWVALVLACSFGIYGLLRKRIDIDPFSGLLIETLLLSPFALAYLFWLKQHDQLAFLSASTETSWLLIAAGIVTSLPLIFFAAGARRLTLTLNGLLQYIAPSIAFFLAVAVYHEPLDSDRLVTFCLIWAGLIMFTAEGVWQGRRTALVKVNH; encoded by the coding sequence ATGCGAACTGAGGCTCAGGAACAGCACCGTGGGATTATCTTTGCACTCGTCGCCTATGGCATGTGGGGGCTGGTGCCGATCTACTTTAAGAGCGTTGCCTCTGTCAGCCCATTCGAAGTAGTCGCTCATCGAATTATCTGGTCGGTTCTATTCCTGGCTCTGTTCGTTGCCGCGTCAGGAAAATGGCAAGAGTTCATTCACTATCTACGCCAGAAAAAACTATTAGTCGGCCTGATTGCTTCAGCCACCGTTATCTCGCTGAACTGGCTAGTTTTTATCTGGGCAGTCGGACAAGACCGCATCCTTGAAGCGTCACTGGGTTATTTTATCAACCCCCTTATCAGCTTACTGCTCGGCATGGTGTTTCTCGGTGAGCGACTGCGCAAAACACAATGGATAGCCATATCGATGGCTGCAGCAGGAGTGGTATATCAACTCGTCCTGCTCGGCAGTCTTCCCTGGGTTGCGCTGGTACTGGCGTGCAGTTTTGGTATCTATGGTCTATTACGCAAAAGAATTGATATAGACCCCTTCTCCGGGCTGTTGATTGAAACCCTGCTGCTGAGCCCATTCGCTCTGGCCTACCTGTTCTGGCTGAAACAGCATGATCAATTAGCCTTCCTGTCAGCGAGTACCGAAACCTCCTGGTTGCTCATCGCTGCAGGCATTGTTACCAGCCTGCCCCTCATTTTCTTTGCTGCTGGCGCTCGACGCCTCACGCTGACGCTCAATGGGTTACTCCAGTACATAGCGCCAAGTATCGCCTTCTTTCTCGCCGTCGCTGTCTATCATGAACCCCTGGATAGTGATCGTCTGGTCACCTTCTGCCTGATATGGGCAGGGCTAATTATGTTCACAGCGGAAGGCGTTTGGCAGGGGCGTCGAACAGCTTTAGTAAAAGTTAATCATTAG
- a CDS encoding MerR family transcriptional regulator translates to MKETDLVSDDLPSIPTKRYFTIGEVARLCELKPHVLRYWEQEFEQINPVKRSGRRYYQRQDVLIIRQIQGLLHDQGYTISGARQWLNGDQAVDDTARYKQLLRQTITELEDIRKLLKSVK, encoded by the coding sequence ATGAAGGAGACTGATCTAGTCTCGGATGATCTGCCCAGTATACCCACAAAGCGCTATTTCACCATCGGTGAAGTGGCGCGTTTGTGTGAGCTAAAGCCCCACGTACTGCGGTATTGGGAGCAGGAGTTTGAGCAGATTAATCCGGTTAAACGTAGTGGGCGACGCTATTATCAGCGTCAGGATGTATTGATCATTCGTCAGATACAGGGCTTGCTACATGATCAGGGGTATACCATTAGCGGTGCTCGTCAGTGGTTGAATGGTGATCAGGCGGTTGATGATACCGCTCGTTATAAGCAGCTTTTGAGACAAACGATTACAGAGCTTGAAGATATTCGTAAGCTACTGAAATCCGTGAAGTAA
- the ihfA gene encoding integration host factor subunit alpha: protein MGSLTKAEMAERLYEDLGLNKREAKEMVEAFFDEIRMSLAENEQVKLSGFGNFDLRDKRERPGRNPKTGEEVPISARRVVTFRPGQKLKERVEAYEGD, encoded by the coding sequence ATGGGCTCTTTGACTAAAGCAGAAATGGCTGAGCGCCTGTATGAAGATCTGGGGCTTAATAAGCGGGAAGCTAAAGAGATGGTTGAGGCCTTCTTTGATGAGATCCGTATGAGCCTTGCCGAAAACGAGCAGGTAAAACTCTCGGGCTTTGGTAACTTTGATCTGCGTGACAAACGTGAACGCCCGGGACGGAATCCCAAAACCGGTGAAGAGGTGCCTATCTCTGCCCGCCGTGTTGTGACTTTTCGTCCGGGGCAGAAGTTGAAAGAACGTGTAGAGGCTTATGAAGGAGACTGA
- the pheT gene encoding phenylalanine--tRNA ligase subunit beta produces the protein MKFSEKWLRELVNPATDTQGIADQITMAGLEVDEVLPVAGEFSGVVVGEILSAEPHPNADKLQVCQVSDGAEQFQVVCGAPNARAGLKTAFAKVGAVLSSPDGSDFKIKKAKLRQIESFGMLCADDELGISDDHGGIMELATDAPVGTDLREFLELDDFVIDVDLTPNRGDCLSIAGLAREVGVLNKALVTYVNVEPVAPTIDDTFPITLEDSEGCPRYQGRVIRNVNMAAATPQWMVQKLQRCGIRSIDPVVDVTNYVLLELGQPMHAFDLSKLSGGIVVRKATQGEKLTLLDGNETELNDNTLVIADNDKAIAMAGIFGGEATGVTADSTDIFLECAYFNPITIAGRARSYGLHTDASHRYERGVDWQLQSRATERATQLLLDIVGGEAGPVVEAVAQESLPTASTVTLRQSKVNQVLAFEMPAEEIEEILTRLGMLVEQSGEGEWTIQVPSYRFDISIEVDLIEELARVYGYNNLPVKVPTAELNMIAHDESKVTLKSVRSQLVGRGYQEAVTYSFIEKGLAAQFDDKHEAKALANPISAEMAVMRTSIWPGLVKALQYNQNRQQPRVRLFETGQRFLPEGDELIQENVVAGLICGPRQSEGWSADTAVVDFYDLKSDVESLLELGGCAEQFSFAAERHVALHPGQSAAILRNGTVVGYMGALHPELIKSLGLTGPVFLFEIVQAVLLDGELPRFNNLSKFPESRRDLALLVDEKVAFADIRNLALQKGGEFLKAATLFDVYQGKGVEPGQKSIALGLTWQHPSRTLNDEEINEVIDFVVSALKNEYGATLRE, from the coding sequence ATGAAATTCAGTGAAAAGTGGTTACGTGAACTGGTAAATCCGGCGACTGATACACAAGGTATTGCCGACCAGATCACGATGGCAGGCCTGGAAGTTGATGAAGTCCTTCCGGTGGCAGGTGAATTTAGCGGTGTAGTGGTAGGTGAAATCCTTTCAGCGGAGCCGCATCCAAATGCTGACAAGCTGCAGGTGTGTCAGGTCTCTGACGGTGCTGAGCAGTTTCAGGTTGTCTGCGGTGCGCCCAATGCCCGAGCAGGGCTTAAAACGGCTTTTGCCAAGGTGGGTGCCGTATTAAGTTCGCCTGACGGCAGTGACTTCAAAATTAAGAAAGCTAAGCTGCGACAAATTGAATCGTTCGGCATGCTTTGTGCGGATGATGAGCTGGGTATCTCCGATGACCATGGCGGTATCATGGAGTTGGCCACTGATGCACCGGTGGGCACTGATCTGCGTGAGTTTTTAGAGCTGGATGATTTTGTCATCGATGTTGACCTGACGCCTAACCGCGGTGATTGTCTGTCGATAGCCGGTCTGGCGCGTGAAGTGGGTGTGTTGAACAAAGCGCTTGTGACTTATGTGAATGTTGAGCCTGTGGCGCCAACCATTGATGATACTTTCCCTATTACGTTGGAAGATTCAGAAGGCTGTCCGCGCTATCAGGGACGTGTGATCCGTAATGTGAATATGGCGGCGGCAACACCGCAGTGGATGGTACAGAAGCTGCAGCGTTGCGGGATTCGCTCTATCGACCCTGTTGTTGATGTAACCAACTATGTACTGTTAGAGCTGGGTCAGCCGATGCATGCGTTTGATCTGAGCAAACTGAGTGGCGGCATTGTTGTACGTAAAGCAACGCAGGGAGAGAAACTGACCCTGTTAGATGGCAACGAAACAGAACTGAATGATAATACGTTAGTGATCGCGGATAATGATAAGGCGATCGCAATGGCGGGTATCTTTGGTGGCGAAGCGACCGGTGTTACAGCCGACTCTACGGATATTTTCCTGGAGTGTGCTTACTTTAATCCGATTACCATTGCAGGCCGTGCGCGTTCTTATGGCTTGCATACTGATGCTTCCCACCGTTACGAGCGGGGTGTTGACTGGCAGCTACAGAGCCGAGCAACTGAGCGTGCGACTCAACTGTTACTGGATATTGTCGGCGGTGAAGCTGGTCCTGTGGTTGAAGCGGTAGCGCAAGAGAGTCTGCCAACAGCATCAACTGTTACTTTGCGCCAAAGCAAGGTGAATCAGGTATTGGCGTTTGAGATGCCTGCTGAAGAGATCGAAGAGATCCTGACCCGATTGGGTATGCTGGTAGAGCAGAGCGGTGAAGGTGAGTGGACTATTCAGGTACCTTCTTACCGTTTCGATATCAGTATTGAAGTTGATCTGATCGAAGAGCTGGCACGTGTGTATGGTTACAACAACCTGCCGGTTAAAGTGCCGACCGCTGAGCTCAATATGATCGCTCATGATGAGTCTAAAGTGACGCTTAAGAGTGTCCGTAGTCAGCTGGTGGGTCGGGGTTATCAGGAAGCGGTTACCTACAGTTTCATTGAAAAGGGCCTGGCGGCTCAGTTTGATGATAAGCATGAGGCTAAGGCGCTGGCTAACCCGATCTCTGCTGAGATGGCGGTGATGAGAACCTCTATCTGGCCAGGCTTGGTTAAAGCGTTGCAATATAACCAGAATCGTCAGCAGCCCCGTGTGCGGTTGTTTGAGACCGGTCAGCGTTTTCTGCCAGAAGGTGACGAGCTGATTCAGGAGAATGTTGTTGCGGGTCTGATCTGTGGTCCGCGTCAGTCTGAAGGCTGGAGTGCTGACACCGCTGTCGTGGATTTCTATGATCTTAAAAGTGATGTTGAATCTCTGCTTGAGTTGGGTGGCTGTGCTGAGCAATTTAGTTTTGCTGCTGAACGGCATGTCGCTTTGCATCCGGGGCAGTCTGCAGCCATTCTGCGCAACGGTACCGTCGTGGGTTATATGGGCGCATTGCACCCTGAGCTGATTAAGTCTCTGGGGCTGACGGGGCCTGTCTTCCTGTTTGAGATTGTTCAGGCGGTCTTGCTGGACGGTGAGCTGCCACGCTTTAATAACTTGTCTAAGTTCCCTGAGAGTCGTCGTGACCTGGCCCTGCTGGTTGATGAGAAAGTGGCCTTTGCCGACATCCGTAATCTGGCGTTACAGAAAGGCGGTGAGTTCCTTAAAGCAGCGACATTGTTCGATGTTTATCAGGGTAAAGGTGTTGAACCTGGTCAAAAAAGCATCGCTCTGGGCTTGACCTGGCAGCATCCTTCGCGCACTCTTAATGATGAAGAGATCAACGAAGTCATTGATTTTGTTGTGTCTGCGCTGAAAAATGAGTACGGTGCTACATTAAGAGAATAA
- the pheS gene encoding phenylalanine--tRNA ligase subunit alpha, producing the protein MENIQILLAEGKQAAEQATSAQDLDQVRVQYLGKKGHLTQLLKGLGALSPEERPQAGAKINEAKQALQDVLNTLKANLESAALEAKLAEETIDVTLPGRGQSLGGLHPVTKTLQRIEEFFARIGYSVAEGPEIEDDYHNFEALNIPSHHPARAMHDTFYFNANTLLRTHTSGVQVRTMESSEPPIRIICPGRVYRCDYDQTHSPMFHQVEGLIVDKDISFADLKGTLEQFLREFFEEDVKVRFRPSYFPFTEPSIEVDIDRGDGKWMEVLGCGIVHPKVFEYSGIDPEEFTGFAFGMGVERLAMLRYGVNDLRLFFENDLRFLGQFN; encoded by the coding sequence ATGGAAAACATTCAAATCCTGTTGGCGGAAGGCAAGCAGGCGGCAGAACAGGCTACAAGCGCACAAGATCTTGATCAGGTGCGGGTTCAGTATCTGGGTAAGAAAGGTCATCTTACCCAGCTGTTGAAGGGTCTGGGCGCACTGAGCCCTGAAGAGCGGCCTCAGGCGGGAGCAAAGATCAACGAAGCGAAGCAGGCTTTGCAAGACGTGCTCAATACGCTTAAAGCGAATCTGGAGTCAGCGGCTCTGGAAGCAAAGCTTGCTGAAGAGACGATAGATGTGACTCTGCCAGGTCGTGGTCAGTCTCTGGGTGGTTTGCATCCGGTAACGAAGACGTTACAGCGGATCGAGGAGTTCTTCGCGCGTATTGGTTACAGCGTGGCTGAAGGCCCTGAGATCGAAGATGATTATCATAACTTTGAAGCATTGAATATTCCGTCTCATCACCCTGCACGGGCGATGCACGATACGTTCTATTTTAATGCGAATACCTTGCTGCGAACTCATACCTCGGGTGTTCAGGTGCGCACCATGGAAAGCTCCGAGCCGCCGATCAGAATCATCTGCCCGGGTCGGGTATATCGTTGTGACTATGATCAGACGCATTCACCGATGTTCCACCAGGTTGAGGGTCTGATTGTTGATAAAGACATCAGCTTTGCGGACCTGAAAGGGACGCTGGAGCAGTTCCTGCGTGAGTTCTTTGAGGAAGATGTCAAAGTGCGTTTCCGTCCTTCTTACTTCCCTTTTACTGAGCCATCTATCGAAGTGGATATCGACCGTGGTGATGGTAAGTGGATGGAAGTGCTGGGCTGCGGTATTGTGCATCCGAAAGTATTTGAGTATTCCGGTATCGATCCAGAAGAGTTTACCGGCTTTGCCTTTGGTATGGGGGTAGAGCGTTTGGCAATGCTTCGTTATGGCGTTAATGACCTGCGCCTGTTCTTTGAAAACGATTTGCGTTTCCTAGGCCAGTTTAACTAA
- the rplT gene encoding 50S ribosomal protein L20, producing the protein MARVKRGVIAHRRHKKILKKAKGYYGARSRVFRVAKQAVIKAGQYAYRDRRQRKRQFRALWIARINAAARINGLSYSRFIAGLKKASIEIDRKVLADLAVHEAQVFAAIVEKAKAAL; encoded by the coding sequence ATGGCACGTGTAAAACGTGGTGTTATCGCACACCGTCGTCACAAGAAGATCCTGAAAAAAGCTAAAGGTTATTACGGCGCTCGTAGCCGTGTATTTCGCGTAGCTAAACAGGCAGTTATTAAAGCGGGTCAATATGCATACCGCGACCGTCGTCAGCGTAAGCGTCAGTTCCGCGCGCTGTGGATTGCTCGTATCAATGCTGCTGCCCGTATCAATGGTTTGTCCTACAGCCGCTTTATTGCTGGTCTGAAGAAAGCATCTATCGAAATCGATCGTAAGGTGCTGGCTGATCTGGCTGTTCACGAAGCGCAAGTTTTTGCTGCTATCGTTGAAAAAGCTAAAGCTGCACTGTAA
- the rpmI gene encoding 50S ribosomal protein L35: MSKMKSCSGAAKRFKKTANGFKHKQSHTSHILTKKSTKRKRQLRPMMQIAAADKALIKRMLPYI, from the coding sequence ATGTCTAAAATGAAATCTTGCAGCGGTGCTGCAAAACGTTTTAAAAAGACTGCGAATGGCTTTAAGCATAAACAGTCTCACACAAGCCACATCCTGACTAAGAAGTCGACTAAGCGTAAGCGTCAGCTACGTCCAATGATGCAAATTGCAGCTGCAGACAAAGCTCTTATTAAGCGCATGCTGCCTTATATCTAA
- the thrS gene encoding threonine--tRNA ligase, translated as MPVITLPDGSKREFANAVTVFDVAADIGAGLAKVALAGKVNGELVDTSHTITEDADLAIITPRDEAGLEVIRHSCAHLMAMAVQQLFPTAQVTIGPVIEDGFYYDFAYERPFTPEDLLKIEAEMKKLVKANHPISRSLMTRDEAVKLFSEKGEKYKVELLEAIPADQDLSFYSQGDFIDLCRGPHAPSTGHIKVFKLMKLAGAYWRGDSDNEMLQRIYGTAWGDKKDLKEHLHRLEEAEKRDHRKLGKQLNLFHLQEEAPGMVFWHPDGWKLYQTIEQYMRIKQRQHNYDEIKTPQVVERSLWEKSGHWDKFSEEMYTTHSENRDFAIKPMNCPCHVQVFNQGLRSYRDLPLRLAEFGCCHRNEPSGALHGIMRVRGFVQDDAHIFCAEDAIQSEVAKFIDFLHEVYSDFGFSEIIYKLSTRPEKRVGSDEVWDKAEKALGDALDAANLDWDELPGEGAFYGPKVEFSLKDCLGRVWQCGTIQVDFSMPGRLGAQFVNESGDRETPVMLHRAILGSFERFIGILIENFAGALPTWLAPQQVAILNITDKQADYCREVEEKLTDMGFFARADLRNEKIGFKIREHTIHKVPYLLVIGDKEVESGSVAVRTRTGEDLGTLSIEEFCEHLKQDVAQKGRKVQ; from the coding sequence ATGCCCGTAATTACCCTTCCCGATGGCAGCAAACGCGAGTTTGCTAACGCTGTTACTGTATTTGATGTTGCCGCTGATATTGGCGCTGGTCTGGCTAAGGTTGCCCTGGCTGGAAAAGTAAATGGTGAACTGGTGGATACCTCCCACACCATTACTGAAGACGCTGATCTGGCTATCATTACCCCACGCGATGAAGCAGGGCTGGAGGTGATTCGTCACTCTTGTGCTCACCTGATGGCGATGGCAGTACAGCAGCTGTTCCCGACGGCTCAGGTTACTATCGGTCCTGTCATTGAAGATGGCTTCTATTACGACTTTGCTTACGAGCGTCCGTTTACGCCGGAAGATCTGCTGAAGATTGAAGCGGAAATGAAAAAGTTGGTTAAAGCCAATCATCCTATCTCTCGCTCTTTGATGACTCGCGATGAAGCGGTGAAGTTGTTCAGTGAGAAAGGAGAAAAATATAAAGTTGAGCTGCTGGAAGCGATTCCGGCAGATCAGGATCTGTCCTTCTACTCGCAGGGCGACTTTATTGACCTCTGCCGTGGCCCTCACGCGCCATCAACCGGTCATATTAAAGTATTCAAACTGATGAAACTGGCGGGCGCCTACTGGCGTGGTGACTCTGATAATGAGATGTTACAGCGGATCTACGGTACCGCCTGGGGCGATAAGAAAGACCTTAAAGAGCACCTGCATCGCTTGGAAGAAGCTGAAAAGCGCGATCATCGTAAGCTGGGTAAACAGCTAAACCTGTTCCATCTACAGGAAGAAGCGCCGGGTATGGTGTTCTGGCATCCGGATGGCTGGAAACTGTATCAAACGATCGAACAGTACATGCGTATCAAACAGCGTCAGCATAACTATGATGAAATTAAGACGCCGCAGGTTGTTGAACGTTCTCTGTGGGAAAAGTCAGGCCATTGGGATAAGTTTTCTGAAGAGATGTATACCACTCACTCAGAGAACCGTGACTTTGCAATTAAGCCGATGAACTGTCCTTGTCATGTACAGGTATTCAATCAGGGGCTGCGTTCATACCGGGATCTGCCGTTGCGTCTGGCAGAGTTTGGTTGTTGCCACCGTAATGAGCCATCAGGTGCCTTGCACGGTATTATGCGGGTGCGTGGTTTTGTTCAGGATGATGCGCATATCTTCTGTGCCGAAGATGCGATTCAGAGTGAAGTCGCTAAATTTATCGACTTCCTGCATGAAGTGTATTCTGACTTTGGTTTCTCTGAGATTATCTATAAATTGTCTACCCGTCCTGAAAAGCGTGTTGGTTCTGACGAGGTTTGGGATAAAGCTGAGAAGGCACTGGGCGATGCGCTGGATGCTGCTAATTTAGATTGGGATGAGTTGCCGGGCGAAGGTGCATTCTACGGACCTAAAGTTGAGTTCTCGCTGAAAGATTGCCTGGGTCGTGTATGGCAGTGCGGTACTATTCAGGTCGACTTCTCTATGCCGGGCCGTCTGGGTGCGCAATTTGTTAACGAATCGGGTGATCGTGAGACACCGGTTATGTTACACCGTGCAATTCTGGGTTCATTTGAGCGATTTATCGGTATTCTGATTGAAAACTTTGCTGGTGCGTTACCGACATGGTTAGCACCTCAACAGGTGGCAATTTTGAATATTACGGATAAACAGGCCGATTATTGCCGTGAAGTTGAAGAAAAATTGACTGATATGGGATTCTTTGCCCGTGCGGACTTGAGAAATGAGAAGATCGGCTTTAAAATCCGCGAGCATACAATTCACAAGGTCCCTTATCTGCTAGTAATTGGTGATAAGGAGGTTGAATCCGGGTCCGTTGCAGTACGTACCCGTACCGGTGAAGATCTCGGCACATTGTCGATTGAAGAGTTTTGCGAGCACCTGAAGCAGGATGTAGCTCAGAAAGGCCGCAAAGTACAATAA
- a CDS encoding FadR/GntR family transcriptional regulator, producing MNQNLSDTLLQQLKESLFSGELLPGTELESQRRMSESWGVSRSTVREAVGQLEAEGYVEVRQGGKTRVNNLLEPYFNMPVEGMKALGDNAEFQRQVMDVRAMLEGEAAFYAASRATDIQLQALDAEYQQMQKRGQGETTLEKAKEDLRFHMMIAESSHHLLIICFSQLFYTRFFNAIYGVLTRTLKKHGRYPDGIRAQHGAIHQAIMAREADAARVAATEHILYTRQHLDE from the coding sequence ATGAATCAAAATCTGAGCGATACGCTGTTACAACAATTGAAAGAGAGTTTATTTTCAGGTGAGCTATTGCCTGGGACGGAATTGGAGTCTCAGCGACGTATGTCGGAATCGTGGGGGGTATCCCGTTCTACCGTGCGAGAAGCCGTGGGGCAGCTGGAAGCAGAAGGTTATGTTGAGGTGCGCCAGGGAGGCAAAACCCGGGTGAACAACCTTCTGGAGCCCTATTTCAATATGCCGGTCGAAGGAATGAAGGCGCTGGGGGATAACGCTGAGTTCCAGCGACAGGTTATGGATGTACGGGCGATGCTGGAGGGAGAGGCTGCCTTTTATGCGGCTTCCCGTGCCACAGATATACAACTACAGGCGCTGGATGCAGAATACCAGCAAATGCAAAAACGCGGGCAGGGTGAAACCACGCTGGAGAAGGCTAAAGAAGATCTGCGTTTTCATATGATGATCGCTGAATCATCTCACCATCTACTGATAATCTGTTTTAGTCAGCTGTTCTATACCCGGTTTTTTAACGCAATCTATGGCGTGTTAACCCGTACCCTTAAAAAACACGGTCGATATCCTGATGGTATTCGTGCTCAACATGGTGCCATTCATCAGGCTATTATGGCTCGTGAGGCTGATGCAGCAAGGGTTGCCGCGACTGAGCATATCCTTTATACCCGCCAACACCTGGATGAATAA
- a CDS encoding (Fe-S)-binding protein, which produces MPNTPSGPRVGLFVTCLADMFRPSVAFATVKLLEQAGCTVEVPERQTCCGQPAFNSGDRKTTADIARQTIDAFDGYEYVVGPSGSCIGMLHYYPEVFEPSDSYYQRALDLKSRSFEVTSFLFDVIGADALQEQLKLLQFNHKVTYHDSCSGLRQLGIKQQPRELLQQVQGVELEEMEEAETCCGFGGTFCVKYPEISNRMVSNKTDNISNTGAHTLLGGDLGCLLNMAGKLKREGKAVEARHVVEILAGMADIPAIGEADYDLAQQL; this is translated from the coding sequence ATGCCAAATACACCTTCGGGCCCCCGCGTCGGGCTGTTTGTAACCTGCCTGGCAGATATGTTTCGCCCTTCTGTTGCTTTTGCCACCGTCAAGCTGCTCGAGCAAGCAGGCTGCACCGTTGAAGTACCTGAACGTCAAACCTGCTGCGGCCAGCCAGCCTTTAATTCCGGTGATCGCAAAACCACTGCAGATATCGCCCGACAGACCATCGATGCCTTCGACGGCTATGAATATGTTGTCGGCCCGTCGGGTTCCTGTATCGGCATGTTGCACTATTACCCTGAGGTATTTGAACCTTCTGACAGCTACTACCAACGCGCTCTCGATCTGAAAAGCCGCAGCTTTGAAGTCACCTCTTTTCTGTTCGATGTCATTGGTGCAGACGCCCTGCAGGAACAACTGAAGCTGTTGCAGTTTAACCATAAGGTTACCTACCACGACTCCTGCTCCGGGCTACGTCAGCTAGGGATTAAACAGCAACCACGAGAACTGCTACAGCAGGTTCAGGGTGTTGAACTTGAGGAGATGGAAGAAGCGGAAACCTGCTGCGGATTTGGTGGTACCTTCTGCGTTAAATATCCAGAAATCTCTAACCGGATGGTCTCTAATAAAACCGATAACATCAGCAATACCGGTGCCCATACTCTGTTGGGCGGTGATTTAGGTTGTCTGTTGAATATGGCAGGCAAGCTCAAACGCGAAGGAAAAGCAGTTGAAGCACGTCATGTCGTCGAAATCCTCGCCGGGATGGCCGACATTCCCGCCATCGGTGAAGCCGATTACGATCTCGCACAACAACTTTAA